A window from Aerococcus sp. Group 1 encodes these proteins:
- a CDS encoding ABC transporter ATP-binding protein — translation MRVKDVILENKGKEILAFSAKLIEAVLELMVPYVMADLINKGINPGNTTYIWQRGLLLVLLPFLGYCFALVCQWYASVTMQTVGTRLRSALFSQVNRLTLSQLNQVGADSLVTRVTNDTNNIQEAVARALRLASRSPVIVIGSIIMAYLISPQLSPIFIIAGLILGLAFTGITLNSNRRYQGIQHGLDRLSQVVRENLNGIRVIRAFVNQKKEIQRFQAENDHLVDQQIRVGQVQALATPISLSVVNIAIGLILYFGGRLVNNAYLMQGEIIALTSYMTSIFLALSVLVRLLVVLSRGFASARRIDDFLALPVAGEEQSALEKNRQNDLTQSTGSLEITFDQVNFSYSDRPLLSDLSFQIHAGEFIGIIGGTAAGKTSLVNLILAFNQKQSGDILINGQAIESLSLKGLRQAIALVPQKAVLFKGSLRDNLKMDQSAISDADLWQALQDAQAADFIKQAQGLGTPVDQGGMNFSGGQRQRLTIARALAQPSRAIILDDAVSALDFATEGRLRQVLLEKEQTLIMVSQRISSILHADKILVLDHGKLVGFASHEELLATCPTYQKIYASQYPDSQEKGEA, via the coding sequence ATGCGAGTTAAAGATGTGATATTAGAAAATAAGGGAAAAGAGATATTAGCTTTTTCAGCCAAGCTGATTGAAGCGGTTCTGGAGTTAATGGTTCCCTATGTTATGGCTGATTTGATTAATAAGGGGATTAATCCAGGAAATACGACCTATATTTGGCAGCGAGGCTTGCTTTTAGTGCTTTTGCCATTCTTAGGTTATTGTTTTGCCTTAGTTTGTCAGTGGTACGCCTCAGTGACTATGCAGACGGTGGGAACCCGGTTAAGGTCAGCACTTTTTAGTCAGGTCAACCGTTTGACCCTTAGCCAACTCAATCAGGTGGGGGCGGACTCCCTTGTTACCCGGGTAACTAACGATACCAATAATATTCAAGAAGCAGTGGCCAGGGCCCTACGCCTAGCCTCGCGTTCACCAGTGATTGTCATCGGTTCCATAATTATGGCTTATCTGATTAGCCCCCAACTGTCTCCTATTTTTATTATTGCTGGCCTTATTTTGGGCCTAGCTTTTACAGGAATTACTCTCAATTCAAACCGTCGCTATCAAGGCATCCAGCATGGTTTAGACCGTTTGAGCCAAGTGGTTCGTGAAAACCTCAATGGGATCCGGGTCATCCGGGCCTTCGTGAATCAAAAAAAGGAGATTCAACGTTTCCAAGCAGAAAATGACCACTTAGTTGACCAACAAATTCGGGTCGGACAAGTTCAAGCCCTGGCAACACCGATTTCCTTATCAGTGGTTAACATTGCTATTGGCTTGATCCTTTATTTTGGGGGTCGCTTAGTGAACAATGCCTACCTAATGCAAGGTGAGATTATCGCTTTAACTTCCTATATGACCAGTATCTTCTTAGCCTTGAGTGTTTTAGTGCGCCTATTAGTGGTCTTAAGTCGGGGCTTTGCCTCAGCCCGCCGGATTGATGACTTTTTAGCCTTGCCGGTAGCAGGCGAAGAGCAGTCTGCCTTGGAGAAAAACAGACAAAACGACCTGACACAATCCACAGGGTCTTTAGAAATCACTTTTGACCAGGTGAATTTTTCTTACAGTGACCGGCCCCTCTTAAGCGACCTCAGCTTTCAAATTCATGCAGGCGAATTTATCGGTATTATCGGAGGTACTGCAGCGGGCAAAACTAGCTTGGTTAATTTGATCTTAGCCTTCAACCAAAAACAAAGCGGAGATATCCTTATTAATGGTCAAGCCATTGAAAGTCTCTCCCTAAAAGGCTTACGCCAAGCCATTGCCCTAGTTCCTCAAAAGGCAGTCCTCTTCAAGGGGAGCTTGCGAGATAACTTGAAGATGGACCAATCAGCTATTTCTGATGCTGATTTGTGGCAGGCTTTGCAAGATGCCCAAGCGGCTGACTTTATCAAGCAGGCCCAGGGGCTAGGTACCCCGGTTGACCAAGGCGGAATGAATTTTTCCGGAGGTCAACGGCAAAGGTTAACTATTGCCCGGGCTCTGGCCCAACCCAGCCGGGCGATTATTTTAGATGATGCGGTGTCGGCCTTAGACTTTGCGACTGAAGGGCGCTTGCGGCAAGTGCTTTTGGAAAAAGAACAGACCCTCATCATGGTTTCCCAACGGATTTCGTCGATTCTACATGCCGATAAAATATTAGTCTTAGACCATGGAAAATTAGTCGGCTTTGCTAGCCATGAAGAACTCTTAGCGACTTGCCCAACTTACCAAAAAATATACGCTAGCCAATACCCAGATAGCCAAGAAAAGGGGGAAGCCTAG
- a CDS encoding CAP domain-containing protein, which translates to MEEAVVAHFHDLVNAERQSLGLNSLTYGSAYQAASDIRTKEIIDSFSHTRPNGQAFNTASGFGAAGNYVGENIQQSYAKPGTSPQAIAQDLFDNWKASPGHYENMIDPGFNSQSLGLEFVQDGDYVLVYSAQILGQ; encoded by the coding sequence ATGGAAGAAGCAGTCGTAGCTCATTTCCATGACCTCGTCAATGCTGAACGGCAAAGCTTAGGCTTAAATAGCCTAACTTATGGCAGTGCCTACCAAGCCGCTTCTGATATCCGGACCAAAGAAATTATTGATAGCTTTTCCCATACTCGTCCCAACGGCCAGGCTTTTAACACCGCTAGCGGCTTTGGAGCTGCCGGAAATTATGTCGGTGAGAATATCCAACAAAGTTATGCCAAGCCAGGAACTAGTCCTCAAGCCATTGCCCAGGATTTATTTGATAATTGGAAGGCCAGTCCAGGTCATTATGAAAACATGATTGATCCTGGTTTTAATTCTCAATCCTTGGGGCTTGAATTTGTACAGGATGGAGACTATGTTCTGGTTTATTCCGCCCAAATTCTTGGTCAATAA
- a CDS encoding sigma factor, producing the protein MVDKDQRDALIKEHFGFIINTVSEVTGRYVEVGNDDAFSVALLAFDEAVDRYDEDRGHFLAFCKLVIKSRVLTHLKQENQQEADESLNDLHEQGFDPKDDRAQSNFDMKAEIESWKEDLANFSITLEKLADEAPKHQDTRERAIAISEASSKKRSITDHLFTKKRLPIRKMSRMFSVTEKIIKGSKTFIISVIIIFFKEYQHLIAWIRG; encoded by the coding sequence ATGGTAGATAAAGACCAGCGGGATGCCCTGATCAAGGAGCATTTCGGTTTTATTATTAATACTGTTTCGGAAGTGACCGGTCGCTATGTCGAAGTGGGCAATGACGATGCCTTCTCTGTAGCCCTCTTAGCCTTTGACGAAGCCGTTGACCGCTATGATGAAGACCGGGGTCACTTTCTCGCCTTTTGTAAATTGGTTATAAAAAGTCGGGTACTAACCCATTTAAAGCAAGAAAACCAACAAGAAGCGGATGAGTCACTCAATGACCTCCATGAACAAGGCTTTGATCCAAAAGATGATAGGGCTCAAAGTAATTTTGATATGAAGGCAGAAATCGAATCCTGGAAGGAAGACTTGGCGAACTTTTCCATCACTTTGGAGAAATTAGCCGACGAAGCTCCTAAACACCAGGATACCAGAGAACGGGCCATTGCTATTTCTGAGGCTTCCAGTAAGAAAAGGTCCATTACCGACCACCTCTTTACTAAGAAACGACTCCCCATTCGCAAAATGAGCCGGATGTTCTCGGTAACTGAAAAAATAATTAAAGGAAGTAAAACCTTTATCATTTCAGTCATAATTATTTTCTTTAAAGAATACCAACACTTAATTGCTTGGATTAGGGGGTGA
- a CDS encoding ABC transporter ATP-binding protein — MPVETSKRLIQYIKAFPGYFVGILVASTLAVLFQILIPIQIGRAVNLLVAAGAVDFSALGWAIAVLIVLALLAALASYLQNDLASRLSYRISHQLRQEVFLKIQSLPLAYLDQHAYGDIVSRAINDVDYLSNGLLQSFTSLFSGLATILGIVIMMLSLNAKIGLIVIILTPISVIVSSLIANRTYRYFQEQVALRGELGAYMDEMANNQYLVKSFTYEERSQERFDAINQRLHESGVISQFYGALINPTARLLNAMVYAAVGLYGAFAVVNGQLSVGLYSSFLTYANQYTQPFNEISAVINEMQTALAAAQRIFDFLNQADAESEGDQVVLDHCQGQVTIQDLYFSYDPKRPLIEDFTCHVKAGDTVAIVGPTGAGKTTLINLLMRFYEPDAGQILIDGVDTQDMSRDQVRQLFGMVLQDAWIFQGTVAENIAYGKAKASQEEIIQAAQAASLHRLIEQMPEGYGTMLEEGGANISTGQKQLICIARILLTDPDMLILDEATSSIDTVTEQAVQAAFDKLMQGRTSFVVAHRLSTIQEADTILVLDQGQVVEQGRHQELLAKHGFYYNLYNSQFDRQA; from the coding sequence ATGCCAGTTGAAACCAGTAAACGCTTAATCCAATATATTAAAGCCTTCCCTGGCTATTTTGTGGGTATCCTAGTGGCTTCGACCCTGGCCGTGCTTTTCCAAATTCTGATACCAATCCAAATTGGCCGGGCGGTGAATTTATTAGTTGCGGCCGGGGCGGTTGATTTTTCTGCTTTAGGGTGGGCGATTGCAGTCTTAATTGTCTTGGCTCTCTTAGCAGCCTTGGCTAGCTACTTACAGAATGATTTAGCCAGCCGCTTATCCTATCGAATCTCTCACCAATTAAGACAAGAAGTCTTCCTAAAAATTCAAAGCCTGCCCTTGGCCTATCTAGACCAGCATGCTTACGGGGATATTGTCAGTCGGGCCATTAACGATGTCGACTACCTTAGCAATGGACTCTTACAAAGCTTCACCTCCTTATTTTCTGGGCTAGCAACCATCCTTGGAATTGTTATCATGATGTTGTCTCTCAATGCAAAAATCGGCCTGATCGTGATTATTTTAACCCCGATCTCGGTTATTGTGTCTTCCTTGATTGCTAACCGTACCTACCGTTATTTCCAAGAGCAAGTCGCCTTGCGTGGAGAATTGGGCGCCTATATGGATGAAATGGCTAATAACCAGTACTTGGTTAAGAGCTTCACCTATGAAGAGCGGAGTCAGGAACGCTTTGATGCTATTAACCAACGCTTGCATGAGAGTGGGGTAATTTCTCAATTTTACGGGGCCTTGATTAATCCTACTGCCCGGCTGTTAAATGCCATGGTTTATGCAGCAGTGGGTCTTTACGGGGCCTTTGCGGTGGTCAATGGTCAGCTAAGTGTGGGGCTTTATTCCTCATTCCTTACCTATGCCAACCAATATACCCAACCCTTTAATGAAATTTCAGCGGTCATTAACGAAATGCAAACGGCTCTGGCGGCGGCACAACGAATTTTTGATTTCCTAAACCAAGCTGATGCTGAGTCTGAAGGAGATCAAGTGGTTCTCGACCACTGCCAGGGTCAAGTGACCATTCAAGACCTTTATTTTTCTTACGACCCTAAGCGACCTTTGATTGAAGACTTTACTTGTCATGTCAAAGCGGGGGATACTGTGGCCATTGTGGGACCAACTGGAGCCGGCAAAACCACCTTAATCAACTTGTTGATGCGCTTCTATGAACCCGATGCTGGCCAGATTCTAATTGATGGCGTTGATACCCAGGACATGTCTAGGGACCAGGTTCGCCAATTGTTTGGTATGGTTCTCCAAGATGCCTGGATCTTCCAAGGAACGGTAGCTGAAAATATCGCTTATGGTAAAGCAAAGGCCAGCCAAGAAGAGATTATCCAAGCAGCCCAGGCGGCGAGTTTACACCGCTTAATTGAACAGATGCCCGAGGGTTATGGCACCATGCTAGAAGAAGGCGGCGCCAATATTTCCACGGGGCAAAAGCAGCTAATTTGTATTGCCCGAATCCTCCTGACTGATCCTGATATGTTAATTCTCGATGAAGCGACCAGTTCGATCGATACCGTAACGGAACAAGCTGTCCAAGCGGCCTTCGATAAACTGATGCAAGGGCGGACCAGCTTTGTGGTTGCCCACCGGCTGTCAACTATTCAAGAAGCCGATACCATTTTAGTTCTTGACCAAGGCCAGGTGGTGGAACAAGGTCGCCATCAAGAATTACTGGCAAAACACGGATTTTATTACAACTTATACAACAGTCAATTTGACCGTCAGGCTTAA
- a CDS encoding PepSY domain-containing protein, which yields MEFNKKLLLGLSAVGLGVFGLSDQVQADEYDDYDDIYEDYDYDDYDDYDDYDDYDDDWDDDDDIYYLSPSQNVAPAPAAYQESKVVNTQYQVEIDDDHTDDYDEVHQQTPQVQALSDSDALEASLVHSGLAQAEIKDLEIEADDEDGRLVYEVEFEYGDKEYEYLIDGLNAAVLDYEHDYDDDSDDDYDDIDDDQDEAQEYEDDIDDDLKQGLDNNLEDHYDDDLNDDFEDDNRQGQDDDLADDHDDLNNDKEDTNQAHDKKAQDQGQITPQPTGNPQSEEKPVKTKKVSKVKRTQ from the coding sequence ATGGAATTTAATAAGAAATTATTATTAGGATTGAGTGCAGTAGGACTTGGGGTTTTTGGCCTAAGTGACCAAGTTCAGGCCGATGAATATGATGACTACGATGATATTTATGAAGACTATGATTACGACGATTATGACGATTACGATGATTACGATGACTATGACGACGACTGGGACGATGATGACGATATTTACTATCTTTCACCAAGTCAGAATGTTGCTCCAGCTCCTGCTGCCTATCAGGAAAGCAAGGTGGTAAATACCCAATACCAAGTAGAAATTGATGATGACCATACGGATGATTATGATGAGGTTCACCAGCAAACTCCTCAAGTCCAAGCCCTTAGTGATTCAGACGCTTTAGAAGCTTCCTTAGTACATAGTGGCTTAGCTCAAGCAGAAATTAAGGATTTAGAAATTGAAGCTGATGATGAAGACGGTCGCTTGGTTTATGAGGTTGAATTTGAATATGGCGATAAGGAATATGAATACTTGATAGATGGCTTGAATGCAGCAGTCTTAGACTATGAACATGACTACGATGATGACAGTGATGACGATTATGATGATATTGACGATGACCAGGATGAAGCACAAGAGTATGAGGATGATATTGACGATGACCTTAAACAAGGACTTGATAACAATTTAGAAGATCACTATGATGATGACCTTAATGACGACTTTGAGGATGACAATAGACAAGGTCAGGATGACGATTTAGCTGATGACCATGACGACTTAAATAATGACAAGGAGGACACCAATCAAGCCCACGATAAGAAGGCCCAAGACCAAGGTCAGATCACGCCTCAACCTACAGGAAATCCCCAAAGTGAAGAAAAACCAGTCAAGACCAAGAAAGTAAGCAAAGTCAAGCGGACCCAGTAG
- a CDS encoding LysM peptidoglycan-binding domain-containing protein — MTPANKKKTSKNKGRVRREKTHAEKVAKVQDRAMEAMLKTPFEEKTVAEIQHEMKRQQRYGLQVYVSQWGDTLSQVAQAAHKDVLQLIEENDLAYDDRLNTGTVLKNLWPVASAIDENPREAEKTSTPETCPADKPASAPPVRLLDQGVQAKQAVPGGSEFDDQDDRCLAANKAQESEEVMTDKSFLDLVNRERSHFGLVNLKKLDRDHSFLIRAFSDQSLIYSYQAGDGSLVTELALRLNQLDKPLKEEEVYQLFFRQPLFYQQIHQGLYRYHAFEVIYDEVNMTSQVFYAMLTASKTD, encoded by the coding sequence ATGACCCCAGCCAATAAAAAGAAGACCAGTAAAAATAAGGGAAGAGTAAGAAGAGAAAAAACACATGCTGAAAAAGTGGCAAAAGTCCAAGATCGGGCTATGGAGGCCATGTTAAAAACGCCCTTTGAGGAGAAGACAGTGGCTGAAATTCAACATGAAATGAAGCGTCAACAGCGTTATGGGCTCCAGGTCTATGTGAGTCAGTGGGGCGATACCCTGTCTCAAGTGGCTCAGGCGGCCCATAAGGATGTCCTGCAGCTCATTGAGGAAAATGACCTGGCCTATGATGACCGTTTAAATACTGGAACAGTTTTGAAGAACTTATGGCCAGTGGCTTCAGCAATTGACGAGAATCCAAGAGAAGCAGAAAAAACTTCCACCCCAGAAACTTGCCCAGCAGACAAGCCAGCTTCAGCTCCCCCCGTCCGCTTACTCGATCAGGGAGTTCAAGCTAAACAAGCTGTCCCAGGAGGAAGTGAGTTTGACGACCAGGACGACCGATGTCTAGCAGCCAATAAGGCACAAGAAAGCGAGGAAGTTATGACTGATAAGTCATTTTTAGATTTAGTTAACCGAGAACGCAGCCACTTCGGTCTGGTGAATTTAAAGAAATTAGACCGCGATCATTCTTTCTTGATCCGGGCCTTCAGTGACCAATCCCTAATTTATAGCTACCAAGCAGGAGACGGAAGTCTGGTGACTGAACTAGCTCTTCGTCTCAATCAGCTGGATAAGCCGCTTAAGGAAGAGGAAGTCTACCAGTTATTTTTTCGTCAGCCGCTTTTTTACCAGCAAATTCACCAAGGCCTTTATCGTTATCATGCCTTTGAAGTGATTTATGATGAAGTCAATATGACTAGCCAAGTATTCTACGCCATGCTAACAGCGAGCAAGACCGACTAG
- a CDS encoding anti-sigma factor domain-containing protein, whose translation MYQEVVIIEVKEDYSLAMSRSGQVIRIKNKAGMHVGARIYVTEEDLFQSAATDKVVPMRSKRKGSAKPWWKALALAAMALLLIGTGTWASQWLQRENALAVGQNPSVQVTTNRDQQVTGVYDANAQPHSDSELKGKGLSEVLDDLLGSIKYPENENILVAMTKTDEVSMRKIEEAISKYFQDSGYSGDLIFLRGESSEFRAAKEAGRSYTSYLVDQYQLDIWNKDQNDDLSDQEKASRLSGHGSFRSINNQEQEDEKDKEKEDKEDDKKEEKTKVSSLPMTQKHKISKTTSKIKVRQPEINRKPHQKMLHLVKRQVALHPSQASLRQLSPLRSQVNPKAHRFIIQVVMTMIGMMTGTTMIGMMISL comes from the coding sequence ATGTACCAAGAAGTCGTTATTATTGAAGTGAAAGAAGATTATAGTCTTGCCATGAGCCGGTCTGGTCAGGTCATCCGGATCAAGAACAAAGCTGGCATGCATGTTGGTGCAAGAATTTATGTTACCGAAGAAGATCTCTTCCAGTCAGCAGCTACAGACAAGGTCGTCCCCATGCGGTCAAAAAGGAAAGGATCTGCTAAGCCCTGGTGGAAGGCGCTCGCCCTAGCAGCAATGGCCCTTCTCCTCATTGGAACAGGAACTTGGGCTAGCCAATGGCTGCAACGGGAAAATGCCCTAGCTGTTGGACAAAATCCAAGTGTGCAAGTCACTACCAATCGCGACCAGCAAGTCACCGGAGTCTATGACGCCAATGCCCAACCTCATTCAGACAGTGAGCTCAAGGGCAAAGGGCTAAGTGAAGTCCTCGATGACCTATTAGGAAGTATCAAGTATCCTGAAAATGAAAATATCCTAGTCGCCATGACTAAAACGGACGAAGTAAGTATGCGCAAGATTGAAGAAGCCATCAGCAAATACTTCCAAGATAGTGGCTATTCCGGCGACCTGATTTTCCTAAGAGGGGAAAGCAGTGAATTCCGCGCTGCTAAGGAAGCAGGTAGGTCCTATACTTCTTACTTGGTTGACCAATACCAGCTTGACATTTGGAATAAAGACCAAAACGATGACTTATCTGACCAGGAAAAAGCTAGCCGCCTAAGTGGCCACGGCAGTTTCCGTTCGATAAATAATCAAGAGCAGGAAGATGAGAAGGACAAAGAGAAAGAGGATAAGGAAGACGATAAAAAAGAAGAAAAAACGAAAGTCAGCAGTCTTCCAATGACTCAAAAGCACAAAATCAGCAAAACAACCAGCAAGATCAAAGTGCGCCAGCCGGAAATCAACCGCAAACCGCACCAGAAAATGCTACACCTCGTCAAGCGCCAAGTCGCCCTGCACCCCAGCCAAGCCAGCCTGCGCCAGCTCAGCCCGCTCCGCAGCCAAGTCAACCCCAAAGCCCACCGCTTTATTATCCAAGTGGTGATGACGATGATTGGGATGATGACTGGGACGACGATGATTGGGATGATGATTAGTCTCTAA
- a CDS encoding DUF3800 domain-containing protein: MQLFVDESGMITTDNKKNSRYFVMAFAETADQKQVRSVFRQVKKEYLDQHPDSNLDIHQEIKGSMMPNAMKAAVFDALTKETDLTFHYLVIDNFQLYDNLLRIPALTFNYFVGLAVGAIVHSHQDRQEKLYLTIDNRNQAIQSLNSLEEYLQIKFTIEKRRLADVQVEYQDSKERDMIQVADIFANTVFRIARNEANGEVDQVSLELLDHCRIGGQRFFPLGKNNLDFMSED; the protein is encoded by the coding sequence GTGCAACTTTTTGTGGACGAATCTGGAATGATTACTACCGACAATAAGAAAAATTCGCGTTACTTTGTCATGGCCTTTGCCGAGACAGCAGACCAGAAACAGGTTCGTAGTGTTTTTCGCCAGGTTAAGAAGGAATACCTGGACCAGCATCCAGACAGCAATTTAGATATCCATCAGGAAATTAAGGGCTCAATGATGCCTAATGCCATGAAGGCGGCGGTATTTGATGCTTTGACTAAAGAAACTGATCTGACCTTCCATTATTTAGTCATTGATAACTTTCAACTCTATGATAATTTGCTACGGATTCCAGCTTTAACTTTTAACTATTTTGTTGGTTTAGCGGTAGGGGCCATAGTTCATTCCCACCAAGACCGCCAAGAAAAGCTTTACTTGACCATTGATAACCGCAACCAGGCCATCCAATCATTGAATTCCTTAGAAGAATACCTGCAGATTAAATTCACTATCGAAAAGAGACGGCTAGCGGATGTCCAGGTGGAATATCAGGATTCCAAGGAACGGGATATGATCCAAGTGGCGGATATTTTTGCCAATACGGTTTTTCGGATTGCCCGTAATGAAGCCAATGGGGAAGTTGACCAAGTGAGTTTAGAACTCTTGGACCATTGTCGAATTGGGGGACAGCGCTTCTTTCCCCTGGGTAAAAATAATCTCGACTTTATGAGTGAAGATTAA
- the deoC gene encoding deoxyribose-phosphate aldolase, producing MKTLDDYAQMIDHTNLHADASSQAIQELCQQAIDYHFRMVAINPLQVETCRKYLKDRDVHIGAAIAFPLGQLTVEAKRLEAQIAIEAGADEIDYVVNLTAVKDKDWELVKSEMQIMANLCRDHEVISKVIFENCYLSDDEIRHLAQIAREVKIDFIKTSTGFGPSGAKLADVRLMKKVVGDQVKVKAAGGIRTAEDFLAMVEAGAERIGTSAGVEIIQALKAKMN from the coding sequence ATGAAGACCTTAGATGATTATGCACAAATGATTGACCACACCAATTTGCATGCGGATGCCAGTAGTCAGGCAATCCAGGAACTCTGCCAGCAGGCTATCGACTATCACTTTCGTATGGTAGCTATTAATCCCCTCCAGGTGGAAACCTGCCGTAAGTATTTAAAAGATAGGGATGTTCATATCGGCGCAGCTATCGCTTTTCCTTTAGGTCAACTAACGGTTGAAGCCAAGCGCTTGGAAGCTCAAATAGCCATTGAAGCCGGGGCTGATGAGATTGACTATGTGGTGAATTTGACAGCAGTCAAGGACAAAGATTGGGAACTGGTTAAGTCAGAAATGCAGATCATGGCAAATCTCTGCCGTGATCATGAAGTGATTTCCAAGGTTATTTTTGAAAATTGTTATTTAAGTGATGACGAGATTAGACATCTGGCTCAAATCGCTAGAGAAGTAAAGATTGATTTTATTAAGACCTCAACCGGGTTTGGCCCCTCAGGAGCCAAGCTGGCTGACGTCCGCCTGATGAAAAAAGTTGTTGGTGACCAAGTCAAGGTCAAAGCAGCCGGCGGGATCCGCACGGCTGAAGATTTCTTAGCCATGGTCGAGGCAGGAGCTGAGCGCATTGGAACTAGTGCTGGAGTCGAAATTATTCAAGCCTTAAAGGCAAAGATGAATTAA